From a single Gemmatimonadota bacterium genomic region:
- the cysD gene encoding sulfate adenylyltransferase subunit CysD has product MKLTHLQRLEAESIHIMREVVAESDNPVMLYSIGKDSAVMLHLAKKAFYPSPPPFPLLHVDTTWKFQAMYQLRERMARELGMQLLVYQNPEAKALGINPFDHGSQIHTDMWKTQGLKQALDLHGFDAAFGGARRDEEKSRAKERIFSFRSDQHRWDPKLQRPELWRLYNGRKHKGESIRVFPISNWTELDVWQYIHLENIPIVPLYFAALRPVVERDGTLIMVDDDRMRLLPGETPMMKKVRFRTLGCYPLSGAIESEADTLVGIIQEMLLTRTSERQGRMIDHDTAASMEKKKQEGYF; this is encoded by the coding sequence ATGAAACTCACCCACTTGCAGCGCCTGGAAGCCGAAAGCATCCACATCATGCGGGAGGTCGTCGCCGAGAGCGATAACCCCGTCATGTTGTATTCGATCGGCAAGGACAGCGCCGTGATGCTGCACCTGGCGAAGAAAGCGTTCTATCCGTCTCCGCCCCCGTTTCCGCTCCTCCACGTGGACACCACCTGGAAATTCCAGGCGATGTACCAGCTCCGGGAGCGGATGGCCCGCGAGTTGGGCATGCAGTTGCTCGTGTATCAGAACCCGGAAGCCAAGGCGTTGGGCATCAATCCGTTCGACCATGGCTCGCAGATCCACACGGACATGTGGAAGACCCAGGGCCTCAAACAGGCGCTCGATCTCCACGGGTTCGACGCGGCCTTTGGCGGCGCCAGGCGCGATGAAGAAAAGTCGCGGGCCAAGGAACGGATCTTCTCATTCCGGAGCGACCAACACCGGTGGGACCCCAAGCTCCAGCGTCCGGAGCTCTGGCGCTTGTACAACGGCCGGAAGCACAAGGGCGAGTCGATCCGGGTGTTTCCGATCTCGAACTGGACCGAGCTGGACGTCTGGCAGTACATCCACTTGGAGAACATTCCGATCGTGCCCCTGTACTTCGCCGCCCTGCGTCCGGTGGTCGAGCGGGACGGCACCCTGATCATGGTGGACGACGATCGGATGCGGCTCCTGCCTGGTGAGACGCCGATGATGAAGAAGGTCCGGTTTCGGACCCTCGGCTGCTATCCGTTGTCCGGCGCGATCGAGTCAGAGGCCGACACGTTGGTCGGGATCATCCAAGAAATGCTCCTGACCCGGACGTCCGAGCGGCAGGGTCGGATGATCGATCACGACACCGCCGCGTCGATGGAGAAGAAGAAGCAGGAAGGGTACTTCTGA
- a CDS encoding SLC13 family permease encodes MTLQQAVVTLALVVLVVELVRDKRSPATVFGGVALAFVLIDYVDIDTSLRQLTNTGLVTVVVLLLLSVVLDKAQLLEAAADRVVRGPYRLALTKLYVATAAYSAFLNNTAVVASLLGPLRQSRQHSPSRLLLPMCFAASLGGILTLVGTSTNLLVNSLLVGRQMPALHMFDLFPVGILIVVACGITMVLLYPSILKEQPPVDDVASDYFLEATVSPTSRLAGRSVRANGLRNLAHLFLTEIVRGGRVIVPVEPDEAIQANDVLVFTGDITRLDVLAQFDGLKTHGDHYDLPTDNLVEVVVAVHSTLARRTIKEADFRSQFDAAVIAVRRGSERLAGAIANVPLEVGDTLVLVVGQDFEKRNNLARNFVVVSRREVQKFVDQRKGLLGLAGFLAVVILSAAGVFDFLKGLLILLTLFLAAGLVKSSDLRRNMPYSLIIILASALVISQVMINTGTAELLAGGLLTGAENVGPYWALGIILLVTWVLTEVMSNNAAAALAFPVAVGVAQKLGLDPMPFVMAVLYGASCSFITPYGYQTNLMVMSPGRYTLSDFVRGGLPIAIVFLIVALLAIPVFFPFY; translated from the coding sequence ATGACCCTGCAACAAGCGGTGGTGACCCTGGCCCTGGTCGTCCTCGTGGTCGAGTTGGTGCGCGACAAGCGGTCGCCCGCCACCGTGTTCGGCGGAGTGGCGCTGGCGTTTGTGCTGATCGACTACGTCGATATCGACACCAGCCTCCGGCAACTGACGAATACCGGCTTGGTCACGGTCGTGGTGCTGCTGTTGCTGTCGGTGGTGCTTGACAAGGCCCAATTGCTCGAGGCCGCGGCCGATCGGGTGGTCCGGGGCCCCTATCGGCTGGCCTTGACCAAGCTCTACGTCGCGACGGCCGCCTATTCGGCATTTCTGAACAACACGGCCGTGGTGGCGTCACTGCTTGGCCCGCTCCGCCAATCGCGGCAGCACTCACCATCGCGTCTCTTGCTCCCGATGTGCTTCGCCGCCTCGCTCGGCGGGATCCTGACCCTGGTGGGTACCTCCACCAATTTGTTGGTGAACAGCCTCCTGGTCGGCCGCCAGATGCCGGCGCTCCACATGTTCGATTTGTTCCCGGTCGGGATTCTGATCGTGGTGGCTTGCGGAATCACGATGGTGCTCCTGTATCCCTCGATTCTCAAGGAACAGCCGCCGGTGGACGATGTGGCGTCGGACTACTTCCTCGAGGCCACGGTGAGCCCGACCTCTCGCTTGGCGGGCCGCTCGGTGCGGGCCAATGGGCTCCGGAATCTGGCTCATTTGTTTCTCACCGAAATCGTCCGAGGCGGCCGGGTCATCGTGCCCGTCGAGCCGGACGAGGCGATTCAGGCCAACGACGTCCTGGTCTTCACCGGCGACATCACCCGGCTCGATGTGCTGGCCCAGTTCGACGGGCTCAAGACCCACGGGGACCACTACGACTTGCCAACCGATAACTTGGTCGAGGTGGTCGTGGCCGTCCACTCCACCCTGGCCCGGCGGACGATCAAGGAAGCCGATTTTCGTTCCCAGTTCGACGCGGCGGTGATCGCGGTGCGACGGGGCAGCGAACGACTGGCTGGCGCCATCGCCAACGTGCCGCTCGAGGTGGGCGACACGCTCGTCCTGGTGGTCGGTCAGGACTTCGAGAAACGCAACAACCTGGCCCGAAACTTCGTCGTCGTCTCCCGCCGCGAGGTGCAGAAGTTCGTGGATCAGCGAAAGGGGCTCCTCGGGCTAGCCGGGTTCCTGGCCGTGGTGATCCTCTCGGCAGCCGGGGTGTTCGACTTTCTGAAGGGCCTGCTCATTCTACTGACGCTCTTTCTGGCCGCGGGCCTCGTCAAGTCGAGCGACTTGCGGCGGAACATGCCGTATAGCCTGATCATCATCCTGGCATCGGCCCTGGTGATTTCCCAGGTGATGATCAACACCGGTACCGCGGAACTCCTGGCCGGCGGCCTCCTGACCGGGGCGGAAAATGTCGGCCCCTACTGGGCGCTCGGAATCATCCTGCTGGTCACCTGGGTCTTGACCGAGGTGATGAGCAATAACGCCGCGGCGGCCCTGGCCTTCCCGGTGGCTGTCGGCGTGGCCCAGAAACTCGGACTCGACCCGATGCCGTTCGTCATGGCGGTGCTCTATGGGGCGAGTTGCAGTTTCATCACGCCGTACGGGTATCAGACGAACTTGATGGTGATGTCGCCCGGACGGTACACCCTATCTGATTTCGTCCGCGGCGGCCTCCCGATCGCGATCGTGTTCTTGATCGTCGCGCTGCTTGCCATCCCGGTGTTCTTCCCCTTTTACTAG
- the cysN gene encoding sulfate adenylyltransferase subunit CysN has protein sequence MAHVSDLIASDIEAYLHQHERKSLLRFIACGSVDDGKSTVIGRLLYESKMLFDDQVAAIESDSKKWGTQGGEIDFALLVDGLAAEREQGITIDVAYRFFSTDRRKFIVADTPGHEQYTRNMITGASTADVAVILIDARKGVLTQTRRHSYLVSLIGIRKVVLAINKMDLVDFSEPAFRQIDQQYRSFAEQIGLADITSIPLSGLKGDNMVDPSPRTPWYHGPTLMEFLETTEIDEEPLQAGPLRLPVQWVNRPNLDFRGFCGVITGGSVKPGDRIRAQPSGRESRVARIVAVDGDLPEAVAGQSVTLTLEDEIDISRGDLISAAESPAEVADQFECTIVWMADEPMLPGRPYLLKIGARTVSATITEPKYKVNVNTMEHLAAKKLDLNEIGVCNIALDRVVAFDPYSTNRDSGGFILIDRMTNNTIGAGLLHFALRRSHNIHLQHLDIDKSARARLKGQRPVVLWFTGLSGAGKSTIANLVEKRLHAMGRHSYLLDGDNVRHGLNKDLGFTDADRVENIRRVAEVAKLMVDAGLVVLTAFISPFRSERALARSLLGENEFVEIHVDTPLEVAESRDVKGLYQKARRGELTNFTGIDSPYEPPETPDLRVNTVGTTAEQAADQVLERLRVLGLIDP, from the coding sequence ATGGCCCATGTTTCCGATTTGATCGCGAGCGACATCGAAGCCTATCTGCACCAACACGAACGAAAGAGCCTGCTCCGGTTCATTGCCTGTGGGTCGGTCGACGACGGCAAGAGTACGGTCATCGGTCGCCTGCTCTACGAGTCAAAGATGTTGTTCGACGACCAAGTCGCCGCCATCGAATCCGACTCGAAGAAATGGGGCACCCAGGGCGGCGAGATCGATTTCGCGCTGCTGGTCGACGGTCTGGCCGCCGAGCGGGAGCAGGGGATCACAATCGACGTGGCCTACCGGTTCTTCAGTACCGACCGGCGGAAGTTCATCGTGGCCGACACCCCGGGGCACGAGCAGTACACCCGGAACATGATTACCGGCGCCTCCACCGCCGACGTCGCGGTCATCCTGATCGACGCCAGGAAAGGGGTTCTGACCCAGACCCGCCGCCATAGTTACCTGGTGAGTCTGATCGGGATTCGGAAAGTCGTCCTCGCGATCAACAAGATGGACCTGGTCGATTTCTCGGAGCCGGCCTTCCGCCAGATCGACCAGCAGTACCGGTCGTTTGCGGAGCAGATTGGTCTCGCCGACATCACCTCGATCCCGCTCTCGGGCCTCAAGGGCGACAACATGGTCGACCCGAGCCCGCGAACGCCATGGTACCACGGGCCGACGTTGATGGAGTTTCTCGAGACCACCGAGATCGACGAGGAACCTCTTCAAGCCGGTCCGCTCCGCCTGCCGGTCCAGTGGGTCAACCGGCCGAACCTCGACTTCCGGGGCTTCTGCGGCGTGATCACCGGCGGGTCCGTCAAGCCCGGCGACCGGATTCGGGCCCAGCCGTCCGGCCGGGAAAGCCGGGTGGCTCGGATCGTGGCCGTCGACGGCGACCTGCCCGAAGCGGTGGCCGGCCAGTCCGTGACCCTGACGCTGGAAGACGAGATCGATATTTCGCGTGGGGATCTCATCTCCGCCGCCGAGTCGCCGGCCGAAGTCGCCGACCAATTCGAATGCACCATTGTGTGGATGGCCGATGAGCCGATGTTGCCCGGCCGGCCCTACCTGCTCAAGATCGGCGCTCGAACGGTCAGCGCCACGATCACCGAGCCGAAATACAAGGTCAACGTCAATACGATGGAGCACCTGGCCGCCAAGAAACTCGACTTGAACGAGATTGGCGTCTGCAACATTGCCCTCGACCGCGTGGTGGCGTTCGACCCCTACAGCACCAACCGGGATAGCGGCGGTTTCATCCTGATCGACCGGATGACCAACAACACGATCGGCGCCGGGTTGCTGCATTTTGCGCTCCGGCGTTCCCATAACATCCATCTGCAGCACCTCGACATCGACAAGAGCGCCCGGGCCCGCCTCAAGGGCCAGCGCCCGGTGGTGCTGTGGTTCACCGGCCTCTCGGGGGCCGGCAAGTCCACGATCGCCAACCTGGTCGAAAAGCGGCTTCACGCCATGGGGCGGCATTCCTACCTCCTCGACGGCGACAACGTGCGCCACGGTCTGAACAAGGATCTTGGCTTCACGGACGCCGACCGGGTCGAGAACATTCGTCGGGTGGCTGAGGTGGCCAAGTTGATGGTTGACGCCGGGCTGGTCGTGCTGACCGCATTCATTTCACCGTTCCGCTCCGAGCGGGCCTTGGCCCGGAGTCTCCTCGGCGAGAATGAGTTCGTTGAAATCCACGTCGACACCCCGCTCGAGGTGGCGGAGTCGCGGGACGTCAAGGGTCTCTACCAGAAGGCTCGCCGGGGAGAACTCACCAACTTCACCGGTATCGACTCACCCTATGAACCGCCGGAGACACCCGACCTGCGAGTCAATACCGTGGGGACGACGGCCGAGCAGGCGGCGGATCAGGTCCTCGAGCGCCTCCGGGTGCTGGGGTTGATCGATCCATGA